The following proteins are co-located in the Zonotrichia albicollis isolate bZonAlb1 chromosome 1, bZonAlb1.hap1, whole genome shotgun sequence genome:
- the MYLK4 gene encoding myosin light chain kinase family member 4 isoform X3 produces MIKIKGMDLILQRNAAWIVDNFCLLASYLWHTLWTVLSCGRKKGIPAPGNAQVIKEKSHFNETETKEKKPPDSTDGDIQQSQSCPQEEEVDKLNKENAKRESSLLLEVDPPKFHTEESEEKQESLSLESHYEYRRNSFQESFTPEKQQEEDAVDDACQKITVQEIESESPAAEEKKEHQVPEDALEEQQEEKESEGKENADKSEKGAEETPAPSQKEDEAEKIYDEEVSEGRCKRCEKDDIPTPPAPFDHRIVSAKRVGISNYYNVNKDEILGGGRFGQVHKCEEKSTGLKLAAKIIKAQGPKQKDEVKNEINVMNQLNHVNLIQLYDAFESKNDIVLVMEYVEGGELFDRIIDENYNLTEMDTISFIKQICKGIQYMHQMYILHLDLKPENILCVNREANQIKIIDFGLARRYKPREKLRVNFGTPEFLAPEVVNYEFVSFPTDMWSLGVIAYMLLTGLSPFLGDDDNETLNNILACNWDFEDEEFRDVSDEAKDFISKLLIKEKCWRLSATAALKHPWLTDHRLHCRLQRKAKGDCVSQAPLAK; encoded by the exons GTCATCAAAGAAAAGTCACATTTCaatgaaacagaaacaaaagaaaagaagccACCAGATTCAACAG ATGGGGACATCCAGCAGAGTCAATCCTGCCCTCAGGAAGAAGAAGTTGATAAACTCAACAAGGAAAATGCCAAGAGGGAAAGTTCCCTTCTGCTTGAAGTGGATCCTCCCAAGTTTCATACTGAAGAGTCAGAGGAGAAACAAGAAAGTTTGTCTTTAGAAAGCCATTATGAATATAGGAGAAACTCTTTTCAGGAATCCTTCActccagaaaagcagcaggaagaagatgctgtTGATGATGCTTGTCAAAAAATAACTGTGCAGGAGATAGAGAGTGAGTCCccagcagctgaggagaaaaaggaacatCAGGTGCCTGAAGATGCACTTGAGGAACAACAAGAGGAGAAAGAGAgtgaagggaaggaaaatgctgATAAGAGTGAAAAAGGTGCTGAGGAAACACCAGCTCCTTCCCAAAAGGAAGATGAGGCAGAAAAAATTTATGATGAAGAGGTATCAGAGGGAAG GTGTAAACGCTGCGAAAAAG ATGATATTCCTACTCCACCAGCACCATTTGATCACCGGATTGTCTCAGCCAAAAGGGTGGGGATCAGCAATTACTATAATGTCAACAAGGATGAAATTCTGGGAGG AGGGCGTTTTGGGCAAGTGCACAAATGTGAAGAGAAATCAACAGGTCTCAAGCTGGCAGCCAAAATTATAAAAGCACAAGGTCCAAAACAGAAG GATGAAGTAAAAAATGAAATCAATGTCATGAACCAGCTGAATCACGTCAACCTCATCCAGCTATATGATGCCTTTGAATCTAAAAATGATATTGTACTTGTCATGGAATA TGTGGAAGGAGGAGAGTTATTTGACCGAATTATTGATGAGAACTACAATTTGACAGAGATGGATACAATCTCGTTCATAAAACAGATCTGCAAGGGAATTCAGTACATGCACCAAATGTACATTCTTCATTTGGATCTCAAG CCTGAGAATATCCTGTGTGTGAACCGAGAGGcaaatcaaataaaaattattgaTTTTGGATTGGCAAGAAG ATATAAACCCAGGGAAAAACTTCGAGTTAACTTTGGGACTCCAGAATTTCTTGCTCCTGAAGTTGTGAATTATGAGTTTGTCTCTTTTCCTACAGACATGTGGAGTTTAGGAGTCATTGCTTATATGCT cCTCACTGGATTGTCTCCTTTTTTGGGTGATGATGACAATGAGACCCTCAACAACATCCTGGCCTGTAACTGGGATTTTGAAGATGAGGAATTTCGAGATGTTTCTGATGAAGCCAAAGATTTCATATCAAAGCTTCTCATCAAGGAAAAATG CTGGAGATTAAGTGCAACTGCTGCCTTAAAACACCCATGGTTAACAGACCACAGGCTCCACTGCAGACTCCAG agAAAGGCTAAAGGTGACTGTGTGTCTCAAGCACCCCTGGCTAAATAA